In a genomic window of Styela clava chromosome 11, kaStyClav1.hap1.2, whole genome shotgun sequence:
- the LOC120347997 gene encoding choline/ethanolamine transporter flvcr2a-like: MSDSESLRLLFNTPYILTPKRWWILIIVSSILFLDSFSASFFGFINDVTSEYFETTPAATDFLSTVNMLSRSVFGFVLAMGGEQFNFRSLALAATGTIVAGDLLITAGVSSRRNMVIVGMGQIMNGFGATITLTLSQMAPSNWFPENERGRAVALPWILRRLSPVISNIVATRTIRQGYDSIDNVNTTTRYFDNNDLMTNFRTSFQISYLVLTGIALVGFVLAQLYVTDYPPRADGQKMPPRANNYTWRPLTEIKGIFSLFANGQYVLLLFMFVLQLSLRPMVEWMLSSIIIVAFPELDDGTAGMVFIVSYVVGAFGSPTGGFILDKFRRPKVTLVFGQCAAIVSCCMFSLGVYLGSFPLVFVSDVLSAFFRDLCFVCISHSLIETMYNEPADTKVRAFSISGSVPWFSLALYTGIVRYVLQHGGAALSVLIPIPFHVIAGILYILYYKVPQKNNENDFN; encoded by the coding sequence ATGTCTGACAGCGAAAGCCTCCGACTATTATTCAACACCCCGTACATTCTCACGCCCAAAAGATGGTGGATTTTAATCATCGTCAGTTCGATTTTATTTTTGGATAGCTTCAGTGCTTCATTTTTCGGATTCATCAACGATGTTACCTCGGAGTATTTCGAAACAACCCCAGCAGCAACCGACTTTTTGTCAACTGTAAATATGTTGTCAAGGAGCGTTTTCGGGTTCGTTTTAGCAATGGGTGGAGAACAATTTAATTTTCGATCACTTGCACTTGCTGCAACTGGCACTATAGTAGCCGGTGATTTGCTTATTACAGCCGGCGTGTCTTCTAGAAGAAACATGGTGATTGTTGGTATGGGACAAATTATGAATGGATTTGGTGCCACAATAACATTGACATTATCTCAAATGGCTCCCAGCAATTGGTTTCCTGAAAACGAGCGTGGAAGAGCTGTGGCACTACCGTGGATATTACGTCGATTATCACCGGTGATATCAAACATTGTCGCAACGCGAACAATACGACAAGGTTATGATAGCATTGATAATGTTAACACAACGACGAGGTATTTTGACAACAAtgatttgatgacaaatttTAGAACATCTTTCCAAATCTCATATCTTGTGCTTACTGGAATAGCGCTGGTCGGATTTGTATTAGCACAATTGTATGTTACTGACTACCCGCCTCGCGCAGATGGACAAAAAATGCCACCACGTGCAAACAACTATACGTGGAGACCACTTACAGAGATCAAAGGGATTTTTAGTTTATTCGCCAACGGCCAGTATGTACTTTTATTGTTTATGTTCGTTTTGCAACTTTCACTTAGACCAATGGTTGAATGGATGCTTTCATCTATAATAATTGTGGCTTTTCCAGAACTCGATGATGGTACTGCAGGCATGGTATTTATAGTGTCCTATGTTGTAGGTGCATTCGGGTCACCCACGGGTGGCTTCATTCTTGATAAGTTCCGTAGACCTAAAGTCACTCTTGTGTTTGGACAATGTGCTGCTATCGTTTCATGTTGCATGTTTTCGCTTGGTGTGTATCTAGGAAGCTTTCCCTTGGTTTTTGTAAGTGACGTTTTGTCTGCGTTTTTCAGGGATCTTTGTTTTGTTTGCATATCACATTCTTTGATTGAAACCATGTATAACGAGCCGGCAGACACAAAAGTCCGCGCATTCAGTATTTCTGGTTCTGTGCCGTGGTTTTCCCTAGCGCTTTACACTGGCATTGTCCGGTATGTATTGCAACACGGTGGAGCGGCTTTAAGTGTATTGATTCCCATACCTTTTCATGTAATAGCTGGAATATTGTACATACTCTATTATAAGGTACCACAgaagaataatgaaaatgatttcaattgA